One Zea mays cultivar B73 unplaced genomic scaffold, Zm-B73-REFERENCE-NAM-5.0 scaffold_399, whole genome shotgun sequence genomic window carries:
- the LOC118475063 gene encoding photosystem I P700 chlorophyll a apoprotein A2 → MELRFPRFSQGLAQDPTTRRIWFGIATAHDFESHDDITEERLYQNIFASHFGQLAIIFLWTSGNLFHVAWQGNFESWIQDPLHVRPIAHAIWDPHFGQPAVEAFTRGGAAGPVNIAYSGVYQWWYTIGLRTNEDLYTGALFLLFLSTLSLIGGWLHLQPKWKPSLSWFKNAESRLNHHLSGLFGVSSLAWTGHLVHVAIPGSRGEYVRWNNFLDVLPYPQGLGPLLTGQWNLYAQNPDSSNHLFGTTQGAGTAILTLLGGFHPQTQSLWLTDIAHHHLAIAFIFLIAGHMYRTNFGIGHSIKDLLEAHTPPGGRLGRGHKGLYDTINNSIHFQLGLALASLGVITSLVAQHMYSLPAYAFIAQDFTTQAALYTHHQYIAGFIMTGAFAHGAIFFIRDYNPEQNEDNVLARMLDHKEAIISHLSWASLFLGFHTLGLYVHNDVMLAFGTPEKQILIEPIFAQWIQSAHGKTTYGFDILLSSTNGPAFNAGRNIWLPGWLNAVNENSNSLFLTIGPGDFLVHHAIALGLHTTTLILVKGALDARGSKLMPDKKDFGYSFPCDGPGRGGTCDISAWDAFYLAVFWMLNTIGWVTFYWHWKHITLWQGNVSQFNESSTYLMGWLRDYLWLNSSQLINGYNPFGMNSLSVWAWMFLFGHLVWATGFMFLISWRGYWQELIETLAWAHERTPLANLIRWRDKPVALSIVQARLVGLAHFSVGYIFTYAAFLIASTSGKFG, encoded by the coding sequence ATGGAATTAAGATTTCCCAGGTTTAGCCAAGGCTTAGCTCAGGACCCCACTACTCGTCGTATTTGGTTTGGTATTGCTACCGCACATGATTTCGAAAGTCATGATGATATTACTGAGGAACGTCTTTATCAGAACATTTTTGCTTCTCACTTTGGGCAGTTAGCAATAATCTTTCTATGGACGTCCGGAAATCTGTTTCATGTAGCTTGGCAAGGAAATTTTGAATCATGGATACAGGATCCTTTACACGTAAGACCTATTGCTCATGCCATTTGGGATCCTCATTTTGGGCAACCCGCTGTGGAAGCCTTTACTCGAGGAGGTGCTGCCGGTCCAGTGAATATCGCTTATTCTGGGGTTTATCAGTGGTGGTATACAATTGGATTGCGCACCAATGAAGATCTTTATACTGGAGCTCTTTTTCTATTATTTCTTTCTACGCTATCCTTAATAGGGGGTTGGTTACATCTACAACCCAAATGGAAGCCAAGCCTTTCGTGGTTCAAAAACGCCGAATCTCGTCTGAATCATCATTTGTCAGGACTTTTCGGAGTAAGTTCTTTGGCTTGGACAGGACATTTAGTTCATGTTGCTATTCCCGGATCCAGGGGGGAGTACGTTCGATGGAATAATTTCTTAGATGTATTACCCTATCCCCAGGGGTTGGGTCCCCTTCTGACGGGTCAGTGGAATCTTTATGCCCAAAATCCTGATTCGAGTAATCATTTATTTGGTACCACTCAAGGAGCGGGAACTGCCATTCTGACCCTTCTTGGGGGATTCCATCCACAAACACAAAGTTTGTGGCTGACCGATATTGCTCATCATCATTTAGCTATTGCATTTATTTTTCTCATTGCCGGTCATATGTATCGAACTAACTTCGGAATTGGGCACAGTATCAAAGATCTTTTAGAAGCACATACTCCTCCGGGGGGTCGATTAGGACGTGGGCATAAAGGCCTTTATGATACAATCAATAATTCGATTCATTTTCAATTAGGCCTTGCTCTAGCTTCCTTAGGGGTTATTACTTCCTTAGTAGCTCAACATATGTACTCTTTACCTGCTTATGCATTCATAGCACAAGACTTTACTACTCAAGCTGCTTTATATACTCATCACCAATACATTGCAGGGTTCATCATGACAGGGGCTTTTGCTCATGGAGCTATTTTTTTCATTAGGGATTACAATCCGGAACAGAATGAAGATAATGTATTGGCAAGAATGTTAGACCATAAGGAAGCTATCATATCTCATTTAAGTTGGGCTAGCCTCTTCCTAGGATTCCATACCTTGGGCCTTTATGTTCATAACGACGTTATGCTTGCTTTTGGTACTCCAGAAAAGCAAATCTTGATTGAACCTATATTTGCCCAATGGATACAATCTGCTCATGGTAAGACGACATATGGGTTCGATATACTCTTATCTTCAACGAATGGCCCCGCTTTCAATGCAGGTCGAAACATATGGTTGCCCGGATGGTTGAATGCTGTTAATGAGAATAGTAATTCGCTTTTCTTAACAATAGGACCTGGGGATTTCTTGGTTCATCATGCTATTGCTCTAGGTTTGCATACAACTACATTGATTTTAGTAAAGGGTGCTTTAGATGCACGCGGTTCCAAATTAATGCCGGATAAAAAGGATTTCGGGTATAGTTTTCCTTGCGACGGCCCAGGGCGCGGCGGTACTTGTGATATTTCTGCTTGGGACGCGTTTTATTTGGCAGTTTTCTGGATGTTAAATACCATTGGATGGGTTACTTTTTATTGGCATTGGAAACACATTACATTATGGCAGGGCAACGTTTCACAATTTAATGAATCCTCCACTTATTTGATGGGATGGTTAAGAGATTACCTATGGTTAAACTCTTCACAACTTATTAATGGATATAATCCTTTTGGGATGAATAGTTTATCAGTATGGGCTTGGATGTTCTTATTTGGACATCTTGTTTGGGCTACAGGATTTATGTTCTTAATTTCCTGGCGTGGATATTGGCAGGAATTAATTGAGACTTTAGCATGGGCTCATGAACGGACACCTTTGGCTAATTTAATTCGCTGGAGAGATAAGCCCGTGGCTCTTTCCATTGTGCAAGCAAGATTGGTCGGATTAGCCCACTTTTCCGTGGGTTATATATTCACTTATGCAGCTTTCTTGATTGCCTCAACATCAGGCAAGTTTGGTTAA